The sequence below is a genomic window from Thermococcus sp..
GTGGAAGAAGGCCCCGAAGACCCTCGTGACTGTTGCATATAGCAGGTCTGTTCCGACCGCTGTCAACGGCTCGACGCCGAGGAAAATAAGTGAGGGTGTCATCAGGGCCCCGCCGCCGACCCCCGTGAGGCCAACGAGGAAGCCAACAAGGAAGCCCAGCCCGGCAAAGGTGGCTTGCAATGCCCTCCCCCCGGTTCAGGGCAGGTAGCCGAGCTCCCTGGCCTTTTCTATTACCGCCTCGACCTCTTCCTCCGGCGTCATCTTTGAGCTGTCCACCCTCACCTCCGGGTTTTCGGGCTCCTCGTAGACGCCATCGTAGCCCGTCAAACCTTTTATCTCTCCCCTAAGGGCTTTGGCGTACAGTCCCTTGGGGTCGCGCTGGATTCTCACCTCAAGCGGGGCGTAGACGTAGACCTCGATGAAGTCCTCAATCTCCTTCCTCGCGTACTCCCTAACCGCTCGATAGGGCGAAATCAGCGAGACTATTGCTATTACCCCGTTCCTGCTGAGGAGCTTGGCCATGTGGATGACAACGCGGTTGTGCATCTCCCTCGCTTCCTTGCTGAACCCCAGCTCCGGGTACAGCGTCTTCCTTATCGTGTCCCCGTCGAGTATCTCAACGCGGTAGCCCATTTCCCTGAGCTTCCTCGCGAGCTTTACCGCCAAAGTCGTCTTTCCGGCGCCGCTCGGCCCCGTGAGCCAGATTGTAAAGCCCTTTTCGAGGTTTTTGAGCCCCATCAAATCACCCCAGTGCTTTATAAAGAACATAAACACCCAGTAAGAGCACGAATGCGCCGATAATTTTTCTTAGCTGTGATTCTCCGATGAATGTAACTAAACGGGCTCCTATCAAAACACCGAGCAATCCTCCGAGGCAGAGCATTGCGGCGACACTGAACAGTACATGCCCCGTGATGAGGTATGTGAGTGCGGCCGTGCCTGAGATTAAAACCCTCGCAAAGAGGGAAGATCCCACAACTTTTTTTGGCAGTGCCCCTAATATTATCAGCAGGGTAACTCCAACGGGACCCCATCCCGTCCCGAGAAACCCCTTCACAAAGCCCGCAAGGAGCCCTATGAAGATGGCGTAGTGGTATCCTCTGTTGTGATCCACATCAATGATATTTCGGGGGATAACAGCAAGCAGTACAATCCCTGCGAATATTTCATAGATGCCTATGATGATCTTCGAGCTTTTGACTGGGACATATCCAGCAAGGTATGCTCCAAGGAACGCTCCAATAATTCCGAAAAGAAGGGAAGTACTGAGTTCTTTTTTGAAGTTTCCCCTGCTTTTGTGCACGATTCCCCCCGCAGTGGAGGTTACGACCTCGCTCGTGAGAACACTGCCCTTTGCCTCCATTGGATCAACGCCCGAGAGGATCAACAGAGGCACAGCTATGGCTCCGCTTCCGCTTCCAAAGGCACCGAGGGCGATTCCCGCAAGGAGCCCGGTAATCACATTGCCAATCATGGTTTTCATCTCCGGTGGTTGAATTACTAAAGGATGCTCCTCCCGTGCATTTCCGCCAGCGGCTCCTCTACTCCGAAGAACCTGAGCACCGTTGGAGTGAAGTCATAGATGGTCAGCTGCGTTGCCTTGCTCTCGTCGAAGCCCGGAAGATACATCGAGAACACCCCGAACTCGGAGTGGTTGGCATCGTCGGGCCCGGTGTCGTTCTCAGGCAGGTAGTTGCTCGGGTGGCCGACGGTTCCTGCCGCGCGCCAGTTGAGGTTGTCGAAGTAGACCATTATGTCCGGCTTGCTTCCCTTCGCTATCGGATAGATGTCCTCGGGGTAGAACACCTTCGTATCCCACCTCTCGCCGTTCGGGCCGCGTATTGACTTTATCTGCTCGGCAACCTCGTCCCTTACCTTCTCGAACCTGGAGAGCGGTATCTTTCCGGCTTTCTCCCTTCCAAGGACGTTGAGGAAAACGCGCGAGTAGTAGCCGCCCCAGCCCCAGGCGGTGGTTTCCTTCCAGTCGACCTCAAGGCTCTCAAAGCGCTTGACCTTTCCGTCGTGGAGAACCTCGGGGTTCTTCACCTTCAGCAGGCCCTCCTCGGCCAGCCACTGGTTGACCGCGAAGTTGCCGTGCATGGCCTTTATTCCGTGGTCGGAGACGATGAAGACAGCCGTCTCGTCGAGGTCTATTAGCTTGAGGGTCTCTCCTATCTCCCTGTCGAGGAGCCTGTAGTAGTCTGGAATGACGTTCTCGTACCTGTTTCCCTTACCCGGGTAGAGGTGGTGGTTTTCATCAAAGTAGCGCCAGAAGGCGTGGTGGAGCCTGTCCAGGCCTATCTCGACGAAGTGGAAGTAGTCCCACTCCTTCTCCTGGATGAGGTAGCGTATGACTTCAAAGCGTTTCTCCGTCATCTCCCAGAGGCCTTCCTTGACCTCATCCTTGGCTTCCCTCCTGAAGGGGACGTCGAAGATGTACTCCCCAACGAGCCTCTCGATCTCGCCCTTCAGCTCTTTTGGATAGGTGTAGTCCACGCTTGCATCTGGCGTTATGAAGCAGCTCACGAGGTGGCCGTTGATCGGCTTCGGCGGGTAGGTCGGAGGAACGCCCACTATTATCGACTTCTTTCCGCGCTCGCCGAGGTAGTCCCAGAGCGTCTTTTCTCTCACCTTTTTGCTATGGGCTATCCAGTAGTCAGTGTAGGAATAGCCGCTCCTGTGCCTGAAGCCGTAGAGGCCGAGCTCGCCCGGCGTCTTGCCGGTGACCATCACCATCCACATGGGGATGGTTATCGCTGGAATGCCGGTCTGCATCGGGCCGTAAACCGACTTTTCGAGGAGCTTCTTCACGTTGGGCATGTCGTCTATGAAGCGGTTGAACAGCAGCTCCGGCGGGGCGGAGTCGAGGCCTATGACGAGGACCTTCTTCGTCCGCTCCATTCCCTCCTTAACTTTCCTTTCAAACTCCATTCTCCTCACCTCAGGTATTCCTCAATGATCGCCATTACATCCCAGATTTTATCCCTCTCGCAGACGCAGCCGAGGACTTCCCTCTTGCCGCCGGCGTTGGCTCCGAGGGTTTTAATGCGTTCTATTATTTCGGCCACCTTTATCCTCTCCGCTTCCTTTGCGGAGATCCTAAAGTACACCTGGCCCTTCCCGTGGAAGTTTCCGTTGATGACCACCGCGCCCCTATAGTTCATCTCCCAGACGAGCTTCCTCGCGACCTTTGAGATAATGTTGAAGGGGCTCTCGAAGTGAACGATGGCGAAGCCGTCCCGCTCCTCGGCGTTTGAAACTGCCCCCTCGATGGCCTCCCTTATGGCTTCCGCCTTCTTCACCCACGGCTCGTATTCGAGGAGCTCTTTCACCTCGTGGCTTAAAAGAACTCTAAGGGCTCTCTCAACCGCCTCCCGATCCATGGCGATATAGTTGGAGTCGATGAGCTCAACGAGCCTCAGCGCATCTTCCCGTGAGGTTCCCTCCCTTTCCAGGAGCTTTCTGACCCTATCCAGCTCAAAGGCCTTCTTCCCTATATCCCCAACGACACCGAGGGCACTCCAGGCGTTCCATATCCCAAAGTGCTCCGAGACGACGAGCGAGCAGGAGGGGTAGTACTCCCCACCGAGCGAGGGATTCACCTGCTCAACAAGTGGGTTTTTGATTCTCGGCTGGGTGTGGTGGTCTATGAACAGCGTTGGAACCTTG
It includes:
- the cysC gene encoding adenylyl-sulfate kinase yields the protein MGLKNLEKGFTIWLTGPSGAGKTTLAVKLARKLREMGYRVEILDGDTIRKTLYPELGFSKEAREMHNRVVIHMAKLLSRNGVIAIVSLISPYRAVREYARKEIEDFIEVYVYAPLEVRIQRDPKGLYAKALRGEIKGLTGYDGVYEEPENPEVRVDSSKMTPEEEVEAVIEKARELGYLP
- a CDS encoding TSUP family transporter, which encodes MQATFAGLGFLVGFLVGLTGVGGGALMTPSLIFLGVEPLTAVGTDLLYATVTRVFGAFFHGRRGHVRADITVRLFAGSLPAIVLGAALLRVIPKEAINRHLTL
- a CDS encoding DHH family phosphoesterase, whose translation is MHLIVHHWDTDGVTSSALLVRALDLGEFTNITEPIGEFRFDERIWEAIGKAERLYVLDFNVPSEVEKVKVPTLFIDHHTQPRIKNPLVEQVNPSLGGEYYPSCSLVVSEHFGIWNAWSALGVVGDIGKKAFELDRVRKLLEREGTSREDALRLVELIDSNYIAMDREAVERALRVLLSHEVKELLEYEPWVKKAEAIREAIEGAVSNAEERDGFAIVHFESPFNIISKVARKLVWEMNYRGAVVINGNFHGKGQVYFRISAKEAERIKVAEIIERIKTLGANAGGKREVLGCVCERDKIWDVMAIIEEYLR
- a CDS encoding sulfite exporter TauE/SafE family protein — encoded protein: MKTMIGNVITGLLAGIALGAFGSGSGAIAVPLLILSGVDPMEAKGSVLTSEVVTSTAGGIVHKSRGNFKKELSTSLLFGIIGAFLGAYLAGYVPVKSSKIIIGIYEIFAGIVLLAVIPRNIIDVDHNRGYHYAIFIGLLAGFVKGFLGTGWGPVGVTLLIILGALPKKVVGSSLFARVLISGTAALTYLITGHVLFSVAAMLCLGGLLGVLIGARLVTFIGESQLRKIIGAFVLLLGVYVLYKALG
- a CDS encoding alkaline phosphatase family protein, producing MEFERKVKEGMERTKKVLVIGLDSAPPELLFNRFIDDMPNVKKLLEKSVYGPMQTGIPAITIPMWMVMVTGKTPGELGLYGFRHRSGYSYTDYWIAHSKKVREKTLWDYLGERGKKSIIVGVPPTYPPKPINGHLVSCFITPDASVDYTYPKELKGEIERLVGEYIFDVPFRREAKDEVKEGLWEMTEKRFEVIRYLIQEKEWDYFHFVEIGLDRLHHAFWRYFDENHHLYPGKGNRYENVIPDYYRLLDREIGETLKLIDLDETAVFIVSDHGIKAMHGNFAVNQWLAEEGLLKVKNPEVLHDGKVKRFESLEVDWKETTAWGWGGYYSRVFLNVLGREKAGKIPLSRFEKVRDEVAEQIKSIRGPNGERWDTKVFYPEDIYPIAKGSKPDIMVYFDNLNWRAAGTVGHPSNYLPENDTGPDDANHSEFGVFSMYLPGFDESKATQLTIYDFTPTVLRFFGVEEPLAEMHGRSIL